A window of Calliopsis andreniformis isolate RMS-2024a chromosome 3, iyCalAndr_principal, whole genome shotgun sequence contains these coding sequences:
- the LOC143189073 gene encoding uncharacterized protein LOC143189073 isoform X2: MSLETLLEAARFVEQQEKRERLASSSSSSSDHPLAVAPHSNSNEPRGAKLKRERTEQDDLFCEEKMLIIDEEEPLENNRTNGNHSAGSRGSPVITSTRVTPPSVSVNSGHLTALHSASHHLPHHQQQQQQQPPQQQQQHHHHHHNNHNNSTHNPYAENHNSNHSQQNVSSLIAEDIKKHRNGPSIIRSGTREVHNKLEKNRRAHLKECFELLKRQLPSQDEKKSSNLSILHAAIKCIQTLRRKERDYEHEMERLAREKIAAQQRLLALKKDLAATWDHIDFNTLLPEQNSGADVTATRSVSENMEVDVTGLPRGGTRYSSTSSLSSAATASSPQTLQTTNTTSNIHNQVATAAVVCQTQGLNLAQSSRESPPASSSPGTPTPSIPIPAQEKVNSSPTGIVQQPHQLHLPISAQMLNTSQGLATIVPTLQHIGPSLRVIPGDTRQLLVTHTAGNSESRPLTLAVQNSSDQSRPLIAVQSNTGSEPRPVALVVHSSTANDNRVTFVHSNLSNNDRPLALAVQSSANDVRPVTFVHSTNEGRPLVLAAHSPALNVSNAQTRIRAGDAQTTHKMVGGVTLVGGNGSELTRLPGGAELNILPANGLTLSHAGGGISLQTTTGKAGSTVMQNAPSTEGIAHIVGPHTPLSGLTPIVTPMTVVSQGSQVTAHILAPSSLAGKMITTPILKSVAQMPIVNAQYINTTTLVKPVVVVSSPSTSTPQSTTASNTQPSSTTHSNTV; the protein is encoded by the exons AGGAGGAGCCGCTTGAAAATAATAGGACGAATGGGAATCACTCGGCAGGTTCTCGAGGATCGCCCGTGATCACGAGCACGCGAGTAACGCCACCGTCGGTGAGCGTGAACTCGGGTCACCTGACCGCCCTTCACTCCGCCTCCCATCACCTCCCTCATcatcagcagcagcagcaacagcagccgccccagcaacagcagcaacaccaccaccaccatcacaacaaccacaacaacagcacgcataacccTTACGCGGAGAATCACAATTCGAATCACTCGCAACAGAATGTTAGCAGTCTCATCGCCGAGGATATTAAAAAACATCGGAACGG GCCGTCTATAATCCGATCTGGCACCAGAGAAGTGCACAATAAATTGGAGAAGAATCGGAGGGCGCATCTGAAGGAATGCTTCGAGCTACTCAAGAGGCAGCTGCCGTCGCAGGACGAGAAAAAGTCATCGAACCTCTCCATCCTCCATGCCGCAATCAAGTGTATACAG ACGTTGAGGAGGAAGGAACGAGACTACGAGCACGAGATGGAAAGGCTCGCCAGGGAGAAGATCGCTGCTCAACAGAGACTGTTAGCGTTGAAGAAGGACCTCGCGGCTACGTGGGATCACATTGATTTTAATACTCTGTTACCGGAGCAGAATTCGGGTGCTGATGTAACGGCTACGAGGAGTG TTTCAGAGAACATGGAAGTCGACGTGACTGGACTCCCTCGGGGTGGCACCAGGTACAGCAGTACCAGTAGCCTGAGTAGTGCAGCCACAGCCAGTTCACCACAGACCCTTCAAACCACCAACACGACTTCCAATATTCATAACCAAGTGGCGACCGCGGCTGTTGTCTGTCAGACGCAGGGTCTGAACCTCGCGCAAAGTTCCAGGGAAAGTCCACCTGCGAGTTCGAGTCCTGGGACGCCCACGCCTAGCATTCCTATTCCAGCGCAG GAGAAAGTGAACAGTTCGCCGACCGGTATAGTGCAGCAACCGCATCAGCTGCACCTGCCCATCAGCGCTCAGATGCTGAACACGAGCCAGGGTTTGGCAACGATCGTCCCGACCCTGCAGCACATAGGGCCCAGCCTGAGGGTGATACCTGGCGACACCAGGCAGCTTTTGGTAACTCACACGGCCGGTAACAGCGAGTCCCGACCGCTGACGTTGGCCGTGCAGAATTCCTCGGATCAATCGAGGCCGCTCATCGCCGTGCAATCGAACACTGGAAGTGAGCCAAGGCCCGTGGCGCTGGTCGTTCACTCGTCCACGGCCAACGACAACAGGGTAACGTTCGTGCATTCTAATCTGTCGAACAACGACAGGCCGTTGGCCCTAGCCGTGCAGTCGTCCGCCAATGACGTCAGGCCGGTTACATTCGTGCACTCGACGAACGAGGGAAGGCCGTTAGTCCTCGCAGCTCATTCTCCAGCATTGAACGTGTCGA ACGCTCAAACAAGGATAAGAGCGGGAGATGCGCAGACAACACATAAAATGGTCGGTGGAGTGACACTGGTTGGCGGAAATGGATCGGAACTGACCAGACTTCCTGGTGGCGCTGAATTGAACATACTTCCGgcgaatg GATTAACGCTGAGCCACGCAGGTGGCGGCATATCGCTCCAAACGACGACAGGTAAAGCGGGCTCGACCGTGATGCAGAACGCTCCGTCCACAGAGGGTATAGCTCACATTGTTGGTCCACACACACCTCTTTCCGGGCTGACGCCTATCGTCACGCCTATGACCGTTGTGTCGCAAGGGAGTCAAGTGACTGCTCATATTCTAGCCCCTTCTAGCCTTGCGGGAAAGATGATCACGACCCCGATCCTCAAGTCCGTGGCGCAAATGCCGATCGTGAACGCTCAGTACATCAACACTACGACCTTGGTCAAGCCTGTCGTCGTCGTCAGCTCGCCGTCGACCTCGACGCCGCAGTCGACGACAGCCTCGAACACGCAGCCTTCCTCGACCACGCACTCGAACACCGTCTGA